Proteins from one Mycobacterium adipatum genomic window:
- a CDS encoding carboxymuconolactone decarboxylase family protein codes for MTQTLQHPAAIDRLNIYKVSPELYDAMMKLSTASAKDIDPTIGELVKIRASQINHCAFCLDMHVADARKQGETEQRLALVAAWEEAGDLFTERERAALELTEAITELHHGHVSDEVYAKAAAVFGEKELAQVIAMAVTINAWNRFNVATRMPAPRR; via the coding sequence ATGACGCAGACACTGCAGCACCCCGCCGCCATCGACCGCCTGAACATCTACAAGGTGTCCCCGGAGCTCTATGACGCGATGATGAAGCTGTCCACCGCATCGGCCAAGGACATCGACCCGACCATCGGCGAGCTGGTCAAGATCCGCGCCTCGCAGATCAATCACTGTGCGTTCTGCCTGGACATGCATGTCGCCGACGCCCGCAAGCAGGGTGAGACCGAGCAGCGACTGGCGCTCGTCGCGGCGTGGGAAGAGGCCGGCGACCTGTTCACCGAGCGGGAGCGGGCGGCCCTGGAACTGACCGAGGCCATCACCGAGCTGCACCACGGCCACGTGTCCGACGAGGTCTACGCCAAGGCCGCCGCGGTGTTCGGTGAGAAGGAACTCGCCCAGGTGATCGCCATGGCGGTCACCATCAATGCATGGAACCGGTTCAACGTCGCCACCCGGATGCCGGCACCGCGTCGCTAG
- a CDS encoding GtrA family protein, which produces MTDTPDYVPLSLKTQATRFIITGGLSAIVDFGLYVLLLTLGLHVNVAKTLSFVAGTTTAYLINRRWTFQAAPSRARFIAVMALYALTYAVQVGINYLFYLQFAGKSWQVPVAFVIAQGTATVINFVVQRAVIFRLR; this is translated from the coding sequence GTGACCGACACCCCGGATTACGTGCCCCTGAGCCTCAAGACCCAGGCGACACGTTTCATCATCACCGGCGGTCTGTCGGCGATTGTGGACTTCGGGCTGTACGTGCTGTTGCTCACCCTCGGGCTGCACGTCAACGTGGCCAAGACCCTCAGCTTCGTCGCCGGTACCACCACCGCGTACCTGATCAACCGGCGGTGGACCTTCCAGGCCGCGCCCAGCAGGGCCCGGTTCATCGCGGTGATGGCGCTCTATGCGCTCACCTATGCCGTGCAGGTGGGTATCAATTACCTGTTCTACCTGCAGTTCGCCGGCAAGTCGTGGCAGGTCCCGGTGGCGTTCGTCATCGCACAGGGCACCGCGACGGTGATCAACTTCGTGGTGCAGCGGGCCGTGATATTCCGGTTGCGCTGA
- a CDS encoding galactan 5-O-arabinofuranosyltransferase, translated as MRTSLAVTGQMVAAVATAAVLTVVALLAIARVEWPAYNSSNQLHALTTVGQFACLAGIFAAGALWRHGRRVLARIASVVFLSAFSVVTLAMPLGATRLYLFGISVDQQFRTEYLTRLTDSPALHDMTYIGLPPFYPAGWFWIGGRLADLTGMPAWEMFKPWAIISITAAIAVALVLWSAMLRFEIALAVSTATAAVTLAYTSAEPYAAVITVLLPPIFVLAWSGLKRSGAWGAIVGVGLFLGVAALFYTLLLGYAAFTVTLMALLLAVSRRSIAPLLRLAVMGVIAGALALLTWGPYLLAAARGEPADSGTAQHYLPIDGAELTFPMLDFTLLGALCMLGTVWLVVHARSGTRAGALTVAVLAVYAWSLLSMLTTLVGTTLLSFRLQPTLSVLLAAAGTFGFIWVVQAVMARYQHPGRHIFAVAATIGAVGAVTFSQDIPDVLHTDITVAYTDTDGYGERADRRPPGAEQYYRALDERILAVTGVPRTETVVLTADYSFLSFYPYYGFQGLTSHYANPLAQFEARSAAIESWALLTTPDQFVTALDQLPWQAPTVFLMRRGGPDSYTLRLAADVYPNQPNVKRYQVELNAALFDDPRWDVSTEGPFVLAIRKPQAGG; from the coding sequence ATGCGCACGAGTCTGGCCGTCACCGGCCAGATGGTGGCCGCGGTCGCCACGGCGGCAGTGCTGACCGTTGTCGCCCTGCTGGCGATCGCCCGCGTGGAATGGCCCGCCTACAACTCGTCCAACCAGCTGCATGCGCTCACCACCGTCGGCCAGTTCGCCTGTCTGGCAGGTATTTTCGCCGCCGGCGCACTGTGGCGGCACGGACGGCGAGTGTTGGCACGCATCGCGTCGGTGGTGTTCCTTTCGGCGTTCTCGGTGGTCACCCTGGCGATGCCGCTCGGCGCCACCCGGCTCTACCTGTTCGGCATCTCGGTGGACCAGCAGTTCCGTACCGAGTACCTGACCAGGCTGACCGACAGCCCGGCGCTGCACGATATGACCTACATCGGCCTGCCGCCGTTCTACCCCGCGGGCTGGTTCTGGATCGGCGGCCGGCTCGCCGATCTGACCGGCATGCCGGCCTGGGAGATGTTCAAGCCGTGGGCCATCATCTCGATCACCGCCGCGATCGCGGTCGCACTGGTGCTGTGGTCGGCGATGCTGCGTTTCGAGATCGCGCTCGCGGTGTCCACCGCCACCGCGGCGGTGACGCTGGCCTACACGTCGGCCGAGCCGTACGCCGCGGTGATCACGGTGCTGCTGCCGCCGATCTTCGTGCTGGCGTGGTCGGGGCTCAAGAGATCCGGTGCGTGGGGCGCGATCGTCGGCGTGGGGCTCTTCCTCGGCGTGGCCGCCCTGTTCTACACCCTGCTGCTCGGCTATGCCGCGTTCACCGTCACCCTGATGGCGCTGCTGCTGGCCGTCTCGCGGCGCAGCATCGCGCCGCTGCTGCGCCTGGCGGTCATGGGCGTCATCGCCGGCGCGCTGGCGCTGCTCACCTGGGGCCCCTACCTGCTGGCCGCCGCCCGCGGCGAACCGGCCGACAGCGGCACCGCCCAGCACTACCTGCCGATCGACGGCGCCGAGCTGACCTTCCCGATGCTGGACTTCACCCTGCTCGGCGCGCTGTGCATGCTGGGCACCGTGTGGCTGGTGGTGCACGCCCGCAGCGGCACCAGAGCCGGGGCGTTGACCGTCGCGGTGCTGGCCGTCTACGCCTGGTCGCTGCTGTCCATGCTGACCACCCTGGTCGGCACCACGCTGCTGTCCTTCCGCCTGCAGCCCACCCTGTCGGTGCTGTTGGCCGCCGCGGGCACTTTCGGGTTCATCTGGGTGGTCCAGGCCGTGATGGCCCGCTACCAGCACCCGGGCCGGCACATCTTCGCGGTCGCCGCGACCATCGGCGCCGTCGGCGCGGTCACCTTCAGCCAGGACATCCCCGATGTGCTGCACACCGATATCACCGTCGCCTACACCGACACCGACGGCTACGGGGAGCGCGCCGACCGGCGTCCACCCGGCGCCGAGCAGTACTACCGGGCACTCGACGAGCGCATCCTGGCGGTGACCGGCGTGCCGCGCACCGAGACGGTCGTGCTGACCGCGGACTACAGCTTCCTGTCCTTCTACCCGTACTACGGCTTCCAGGGCCTCACCTCGCACTACGCAAACCCGTTGGCGCAGTTCGAGGCCCGCTCGGCAGCCATCGAGAGCTGGGCGCTGCTGACCACGCCCGACCAGTTCGTCACCGCCCTGGACCAGCTGCCCTGGCAGGCCCCGACGGTGTTCCTGATGCGCCGCGGCGGACCGGACAGCTACACGCTGCGACTGGCCGCCGATGTGTACCCGAATCAGCCCAACGTCAAGCGCTATCAGGTCGAGTTGAATGCCGCGCTGTTCGACGATCCGCGCTGGGATGTGTCCACCGAAGGACCGTTCGTGCTGGCCATCCGTAAACCGCAGGCCGGTGGTTGA
- a CDS encoding arabinosyltransferase domain-containing protein has product MAGQLASSSVNDAPANHRTTRLVAVVAGLLGTILALATPFLPVTETTATLNWPQNGRLDSVDAPLIGYVATDLNITIPCSAAAELTGARNVLLSTVPKQAPKAVDRGLLIERVNDELLVIVRNTPVVSAPLSEVLSPECRELTFTAHADKVTGEFVGLTAGPDDENPGEPLRGERGGYDFRPQIVGVYTDLAGPAPPGLELSATIDTRYSSSPTLLKTLVMVLGVVMTIASLAALHRLDVADGMRHRRFLPQRWWSMTKLDALVTALLVWWHFVGANTADDGYILTMARVSEHAGYMANYYRWFGTPEAPFGWYYDLLALWAQVSTASIWVRLPTLVMGLACWWVISREVIPRLGAAVKRSRPAAWTAAAMFLAFWLPLNNGLRPEPIIAVGILLTWCSVERGVATSRLLPVAVAIIIGALTLFSGPTGIAAIGALLVAIGPLRTIVAAHVSRFGYAALLAPIAAAGTVTIFLIFRDQTLVGELQASSFKSTIGPSLAWFDEHIRYSRLFTTSPDGSVARRFAVLTLLLAVAISVAVTLRKGRIPGTAIGPAQRMIGITIISFLSLMFTPTKWTHHFGVFAGLAGSIGALAAVAIAAAAMKSKRNRTIVTAVILFVTALSFATVNGWWYVSNFGVPWSNAFPEWHFGFTTMLLGLSVLALLVAAWLHFAGRDSGDRPWSRFTGAPLAVVTWAVVLFEVISLTLAVTAQYPAWSVGRSNLDALRGKTCGLATDVMVEQDPNVGMLTPIDVPVGAALGAGTAQNFRPDGIPSDISADSVSEQPGSSNFADSENSDETGSEPGTEGGTTAAAGVNGSQARLPYNLDPARTPVLGSWRAGAQQPATLRSAWYRLPPSGQRGPLLVVAAAGRFDAGEVLVQWATEEQAADGKPGGTIGFADVGAVPAWRNLRAPMSAIPEAATRVRLVATDDDLAPQHWIAVTPPRIPQLRSLQDVVGSTDPVMLDWLVGLAFPCQRPFFHRYGVTEVPKWRILPDRFGAEANSPVMDYLGGGPLGITELLLRAIPVPTYLQGDWFRDWGSLQQLRQFYPNAKPAELELGTATRSGLWSPAPLRPS; this is encoded by the coding sequence ATGGCCGGACAACTAGCATCTAGCTCCGTGAACGACGCGCCGGCCAATCACCGCACCACCCGACTGGTCGCTGTGGTGGCCGGTCTGCTGGGCACCATCCTGGCCCTCGCCACCCCGTTCCTGCCCGTCACCGAGACCACCGCGACCCTGAACTGGCCGCAGAACGGGCGCCTCGACAGCGTCGACGCACCGCTGATCGGCTATGTGGCCACCGACCTGAACATCACCATCCCGTGCAGCGCGGCCGCGGAACTCACCGGTGCGCGCAACGTGCTGCTGTCCACCGTGCCCAAGCAGGCGCCCAAGGCCGTCGACCGCGGACTGCTCATCGAACGGGTCAACGACGAACTGCTGGTCATCGTCCGCAACACCCCGGTGGTCAGCGCCCCGCTGAGTGAAGTGCTCAGCCCCGAATGCCGGGAACTGACCTTCACCGCGCACGCCGACAAGGTGACCGGCGAGTTCGTCGGGCTCACGGCGGGGCCCGATGACGAAAATCCCGGCGAACCGCTGCGCGGTGAACGCGGTGGCTACGACTTCCGCCCACAGATCGTCGGCGTGTACACCGACCTGGCCGGCCCGGCGCCGCCCGGCCTGGAACTCTCCGCGACCATCGACACCCGGTACAGCAGCTCTCCGACCCTTCTCAAGACGCTGGTGATGGTGCTCGGTGTGGTGATGACGATCGCATCGCTGGCCGCCCTGCACCGACTCGACGTCGCCGACGGCATGCGGCACCGCCGTTTCCTGCCGCAGCGCTGGTGGTCGATGACCAAGCTCGACGCCCTGGTGACCGCGCTGCTGGTGTGGTGGCATTTCGTCGGCGCCAACACCGCCGACGACGGCTACATCCTGACGATGGCTCGGGTCTCCGAGCACGCCGGCTACATGGCCAACTACTACCGCTGGTTCGGCACCCCGGAAGCGCCGTTCGGCTGGTATTACGACCTGCTCGCGCTGTGGGCCCAGGTCTCCACGGCCAGCATCTGGGTGCGGCTGCCGACCCTGGTGATGGGTTTGGCGTGCTGGTGGGTCATCAGCCGCGAGGTCATCCCGCGACTCGGGGCGGCGGTCAAGCGCAGCCGCCCCGCCGCGTGGACCGCGGCCGCGATGTTCCTGGCGTTCTGGCTGCCGCTCAACAACGGGCTGCGGCCCGAGCCGATCATCGCCGTCGGCATCCTGCTGACCTGGTGCTCGGTGGAGCGCGGGGTGGCGACCAGCCGGCTGCTGCCGGTCGCGGTGGCCATCATCATCGGCGCGCTGACGCTGTTCTCCGGGCCCACCGGCATCGCCGCGATCGGCGCCCTGCTGGTCGCCATCGGCCCGTTGAGAACCATTGTGGCCGCCCATGTTTCACGCTTCGGCTACGCCGCACTGCTGGCGCCCATCGCCGCCGCGGGCACCGTCACCATCTTCTTGATCTTCCGGGACCAGACGTTGGTCGGCGAGCTGCAGGCCAGCTCGTTCAAGTCGACCATCGGGCCCAGCCTGGCCTGGTTCGACGAGCACATCCGCTACTCGCGCCTGTTCACCACCAGTCCCGACGGCTCGGTGGCCCGGCGTTTCGCGGTGCTGACACTGCTACTGGCGGTGGCCATCTCGGTCGCGGTGACGCTGCGCAAGGGGCGCATCCCGGGGACCGCGATCGGCCCGGCCCAGCGGATGATCGGCATCACCATCATCTCGTTCCTGTCGCTGATGTTCACCCCGACCAAGTGGACGCACCACTTCGGAGTGTTCGCCGGCCTGGCGGGCTCGATCGGCGCGCTGGCCGCGGTGGCCATCGCCGCGGCGGCGATGAAGTCCAAGCGCAACCGCACCATCGTGACCGCGGTGATCCTGTTCGTGACGGCGCTGTCGTTCGCCACCGTCAACGGGTGGTGGTACGTATCCAACTTCGGCGTGCCCTGGTCGAACGCGTTCCCGGAGTGGCATTTCGGCTTCACCACCATGCTGCTGGGACTCTCGGTGCTGGCCCTGCTGGTGGCGGCCTGGCTACATTTCGCCGGCCGCGACTCGGGGGACCGACCGTGGAGCCGCTTCACCGGCGCGCCGCTGGCGGTGGTGACCTGGGCGGTGGTGCTCTTCGAGGTGATCTCACTGACACTCGCGGTCACCGCGCAATACCCGGCCTGGTCGGTGGGGCGCTCCAACCTGGATGCGTTGCGCGGCAAGACCTGTGGACTGGCCACCGATGTGATGGTCGAACAGGATCCCAACGTCGGCATGCTGACCCCGATCGATGTGCCGGTCGGCGCCGCGCTCGGCGCCGGCACCGCACAGAACTTCCGTCCGGACGGGATACCGTCGGACATCTCGGCGGACTCGGTGTCCGAGCAGCCCGGCTCCAGTAACTTCGCCGATTCCGAGAACAGCGACGAGACCGGCAGCGAACCCGGGACCGAGGGCGGCACGACCGCGGCGGCCGGCGTGAACGGGTCGCAGGCGCGGCTGCCCTACAACCTCGACCCGGCCCGCACCCCCGTGCTGGGCAGCTGGCGTGCCGGTGCGCAGCAGCCCGCCACCCTGCGCTCGGCCTGGTATCGGCTGCCGCCGAGCGGGCAGCGCGGTCCGCTGCTGGTGGTGGCGGCGGCCGGGCGTTTCGATGCCGGTGAGGTGCTGGTGCAGTGGGCCACCGAGGAGCAGGCGGCCGACGGAAAGCCGGGCGGAACCATCGGTTTCGCCGATGTCGGCGCGGTGCCCGCCTGGCGTAACCTGCGCGCCCCGATGTCCGCGATCCCCGAAGCGGCCACCCGGGTGCGGCTGGTCGCCACCGATGACGATCTGGCACCCCAGCACTGGATCGCGGTCACCCCGCCCCGCATCCCGCAGCTGCGCAGCCTGCAGGACGTCGTGGGATCGACCGATCCGGTCATGCTGGATTGGCTTGTGGGGCTGGCGTTCCCATGCCAGCGGCCGTTCTTCCACCGGTACGGCGTGACCGAGGTGCCCAAGTGGCGCATCCTGCCCGACCGGTTCGGCGCCGAGGCCAACTCGCCGGTGATGGACTACCTGGGCGGTGGACCGCTGGGCATCACCGAGCTGCTGCTGCGCGCCATCCCGGTGCCGACGTACCTGCAGGGCGACTGGTTCCGCGACTGGGGTTCGCTGCAGCAACTCCGGCAGTTCTATCCGAACGCCAAACCCGCCGAACTGGAACTCGGCACCGCGACCCGCAGTGGGCTGTGGAGCCCGGCGCCGCTACGGCCCAGCTAG
- a CDS encoding HD domain-containing protein — MTDLLHEWRALLTRHSVSPDIAAVGAALLARWSEPHRHYHDVAHLLGVLDAVDDLAGFADDPDAVRLAAWYHDAVYAGAPDDEENSAVLAEADLSALGLPAELVDEVARLVRLTVEHDPGPSDRNGQVLSDADLAVLALEPAEYRRNSARVRAEYGHVPDADFRAGRARVIAALLAAPSLYRTPDARRLWEDAARRNLTAELRTLSE, encoded by the coding sequence GTGACCGATCTGCTCCACGAGTGGCGTGCACTGCTTACGCGCCACAGCGTGTCGCCGGATATCGCCGCCGTCGGTGCGGCGCTGCTGGCCCGTTGGTCCGAACCGCACCGCCACTACCACGATGTGGCTCATCTGCTGGGCGTCCTGGACGCCGTCGACGACCTGGCCGGATTCGCCGACGATCCCGATGCGGTGCGGCTGGCCGCCTGGTATCACGACGCGGTCTACGCGGGCGCCCCCGATGACGAGGAGAACAGCGCGGTGCTGGCCGAGGCCGATCTGAGTGCCCTCGGGCTGCCTGCCGAGCTGGTGGATGAGGTGGCGCGGCTGGTCCGATTGACCGTCGAGCATGATCCGGGGCCCTCCGACCGCAACGGACAGGTGCTCTCCGATGCGGATCTGGCGGTGCTGGCGCTGGAGCCCGCGGAGTACCGGCGCAACTCGGCGCGGGTGCGCGCCGAGTACGGGCACGTCCCGGATGCGGACTTCCGGGCCGGCCGGGCCCGTGTCATCGCCGCCCTGCTGGCCGCGCCGTCGCTGTACCGCACTCCGGACGCACGCCGGCTGTGGGAGGACGCGGCGCGGCGCAATCTGACCGCGGAGTTGCGGACCCTCAGCGAGTGA
- a CDS encoding FAD-binding oxidoreductase — protein sequence MPTDLPLTPRSLTGFGQTAPSVAQVLSTPDVEVIAAAVRQVADASAASPSYLRRGIVARGLGRSYGDHACNGGGIVVDMTRLNRIHSLSSETAIADVDAGVSLDQLMKTALPFGLWVPVLPGTRQVTVGGAIGSDIHGKNHHSAGSFGNHVLSLDLLMADGQVRTLTPDGADSELYWATIGGNGLTGIVIRARIAMTRTETAYFIADGIATADLDETIAVHTDGSEDNFTYSSAWFDLISPPPKLGRAAVSRGSLAKLDQLPAKLAKNPLKFDAPQLLKVPDIFPVSAMNKLSFTAIGEVYYRLGGTYSGKIMNLSQFYHMLDLVSGWNNAYGPKGFAQHQFLVPPDALDEFKAIIRWIQTSGQYSALNVFKLFGPGNKAPLSFPMAGWNVAMDFPIKAGVNEFLNELDDRAMEFGGRVYTAKDSRVSAEKFHRMYPRIDEWIATRRKADPDGVFASDMARRLELL from the coding sequence ATGCCTACCGACCTCCCCCTCACGCCCCGATCCCTCACCGGGTTCGGCCAGACTGCGCCCAGCGTGGCGCAGGTGCTGTCCACCCCCGATGTCGAGGTGATCGCTGCCGCAGTCCGGCAGGTGGCCGACGCCTCGGCGGCCAGTCCGTCCTACCTGCGCCGCGGCATCGTGGCCCGCGGCCTGGGCCGGTCCTACGGGGACCATGCCTGCAACGGCGGCGGCATCGTCGTCGACATGACCCGACTCAACCGCATCCATTCGCTGTCCTCGGAGACCGCGATCGCCGATGTGGACGCCGGGGTCAGCCTGGACCAGTTGATGAAGACGGCGCTGCCATTCGGGCTCTGGGTGCCGGTACTGCCGGGCACCCGGCAGGTGACCGTCGGTGGCGCCATCGGCTCGGACATCCACGGCAAGAATCACCACAGCGCCGGAAGCTTCGGCAATCACGTGCTGTCACTGGACCTGCTGATGGCCGACGGGCAGGTGCGCACCCTCACGCCTGACGGCGCGGACAGCGAGTTGTACTGGGCCACGATCGGCGGAAACGGCCTGACCGGCATCGTGATCCGCGCCCGGATCGCCATGACCCGCACCGAGACGGCGTATTTCATCGCCGACGGTATCGCCACGGCCGACCTCGACGAGACCATTGCCGTGCACACCGACGGCAGCGAGGACAACTTCACCTACTCCAGCGCGTGGTTCGACCTCATCAGCCCGCCGCCGAAGCTGGGCCGCGCCGCCGTCAGCCGGGGTAGCCTGGCCAAGCTGGATCAACTGCCCGCCAAGCTTGCCAAGAACCCGCTGAAATTCGATGCGCCGCAACTGTTGAAGGTCCCAGACATCTTTCCGGTCAGCGCGATGAACAAGTTGTCCTTCACCGCCATCGGCGAGGTCTACTACCGCCTCGGCGGCACCTACAGCGGCAAGATCATGAACCTGTCGCAGTTCTACCACATGCTCGACCTGGTCAGCGGCTGGAACAATGCCTACGGCCCAAAGGGTTTTGCTCAGCACCAGTTCCTGGTTCCGCCGGATGCTCTCGACGAGTTCAAGGCCATCATCCGCTGGATCCAGACCAGTGGCCAGTACTCGGCGCTGAACGTGTTCAAGCTTTTCGGCCCCGGCAACAAGGCCCCGCTGAGCTTCCCGATGGCCGGCTGGAACGTCGCGATGGACTTCCCCATCAAGGCCGGTGTCAACGAGTTCCTCAACGAGCTCGATGATCGCGCAATGGAATTCGGTGGCCGGGTGTACACCGCCAAGGACTCCCGGGTCAGCGCGGAAAAGTTCCACCGGATGTATCCGCGCATCGACGAATGGATCGCCACCCGCCGCAAGGCCGACCCGGACGGCGTGTTCGCCTCCGATATGGCCCGTCGTCTTGAACTGCTCTAG
- a CDS encoding PLP-dependent aminotransferase family protein: MSSWANSGSRDLHLDLRHAIRPGSRGARDALVEALRAAIRSGRLTPETMLPPSRTLAADLGLSRNTVADAYADLVAEGWLCSRQGAGTWVINSRTGPPPPRPRGVTTTPTHNLMPGSPDVSQFPRSAWLASTKRALTAAPNEALRMGDPMGRIELRLALAEYLGRARGVRTTPDEIVICAGTRHAVEILARVLGGPDKPVAVEAYGLFLFREALAAMGVRSVPIDVDDDGAVIADLDRTAAGAALLTPAHHFPHGVPLHPARRKAVLDWAHRTDGYLLEDDYDGEFRYDRQPIGSVQGLDPDRVVYLGSASKSLSPVLRLGWMVLPAALVDRVVTALGGQQFYVNAVAQLTMADFIAKGSYDKHIRRMRISYRRRRDLLVQALEPFDVGLRGLSAGLHLQLTLPEGTEAEVMRRAGEAGIALSGLRLLRHPDAGPQTPGADGVVVSFGTPADHAFGPAVDALCRVLGGLTR, translated from the coding sequence GTGAGTTCATGGGCCAATTCTGGCTCGCGGGATCTGCATCTGGACCTGCGGCACGCCATCCGACCGGGCTCGCGGGGCGCCCGGGATGCGCTGGTCGAAGCGCTGCGTGCCGCCATCCGCTCCGGTCGCCTCACCCCCGAGACCATGCTGCCACCCTCGCGCACCCTGGCCGCCGACCTCGGGCTGTCCCGCAACACCGTCGCCGACGCCTATGCCGATCTCGTCGCCGAGGGGTGGCTGTGTTCCCGGCAGGGTGCGGGCACCTGGGTGATCAACTCCCGGACCGGGCCACCGCCGCCCCGCCCGCGCGGTGTCACCACCACCCCGACCCACAACCTGATGCCGGGCTCCCCCGACGTCTCCCAGTTTCCCCGCAGCGCATGGCTGGCGTCGACCAAGCGAGCGCTGACCGCCGCGCCCAACGAAGCACTGCGGATGGGCGATCCGATGGGACGCATCGAATTACGCCTTGCCCTCGCCGAGTACCTGGGACGGGCCCGTGGCGTCCGCACCACCCCGGACGAGATCGTGATCTGCGCGGGCACCCGACACGCCGTCGAGATCCTGGCGCGTGTGCTGGGCGGACCCGACAAACCCGTCGCTGTCGAGGCCTACGGACTGTTCCTGTTCCGCGAGGCGCTGGCCGCGATGGGCGTGCGCAGCGTCCCGATCGACGTCGACGACGACGGGGCGGTGATCGCCGACCTGGACCGCACCGCCGCCGGCGCGGCGCTGTTGACCCCCGCCCACCACTTCCCGCACGGCGTGCCGCTGCACCCGGCCCGCCGCAAGGCGGTGCTGGACTGGGCCCATCGCACCGACGGCTACCTGCTGGAAGACGACTACGACGGCGAATTCCGCTATGACCGCCAACCGATCGGATCGGTGCAGGGGCTCGACCCCGACCGGGTGGTCTACCTCGGTTCGGCCAGCAAGAGCCTGTCCCCGGTGCTGCGGCTGGGCTGGATGGTGCTCCCGGCCGCCCTGGTCGACCGGGTGGTCACGGCACTGGGCGGCCAGCAGTTCTATGTGAATGCCGTGGCACAGCTGACCATGGCCGACTTCATCGCAAAAGGCAGCTACGACAAGCACATCCGCCGCATGCGCATCAGCTATCGACGCCGCCGCGATCTTCTGGTCCAGGCGCTGGAACCCTTCGATGTCGGCCTGCGCGGACTGTCGGCCGGTCTGCATCTGCAACTCACCCTGCCCGAGGGCACCGAAGCCGAGGTGATGCGGCGCGCCGGCGAGGCGGGTATCGCCCTGTCCGGGTTACGGCTGCTGCGCCACCCCGATGCGGGCCCGCAGACACCCGGCGCCGACGGTGTGGTGGTCAGCTTCGGCACCCCTGCCGATCACGCGTTCGGTCCGGCGGTCGACGCGCTGTGCCGGGTGCTCGGCGGCCTCACTCGCTGA
- a CDS encoding decaprenylphospho-beta-D-erythro-pentofuranosid-2-ulose 2-reductase: MIDATGNPQTILLLGGTSEIALAIAERYLRNAKARIILADLPGAPKKDAAIAQLQAAGAKEVQYLDFDALDPASHPAVIESAWADGDVDVAVVAFGVLGDAEELWQNQAKAVLTAQINYVAAVSVGVLIGEKLRAQGFGQIIAMSSVAGERVRRSNFVYGSTKAGLDGFYLGLGEALREFGVNVLVIRPGQVRTTTTLEHWKATGAKEAPFTVDKEDVAELAVTSAAKGKDLVWAPGQVRVLMSVLRHIPRPIFRKLPF; encoded by the coding sequence ATGATCGACGCCACCGGTAACCCGCAGACCATCCTGCTGCTGGGCGGAACGTCCGAGATCGCCCTGGCCATCGCCGAGCGGTACCTGCGCAACGCAAAGGCCCGGATCATCCTGGCCGACCTGCCCGGTGCGCCCAAGAAGGACGCCGCCATCGCGCAGCTGCAGGCCGCCGGCGCCAAGGAGGTCCAGTACCTCGATTTTGACGCGCTCGACCCGGCATCGCATCCCGCCGTCATCGAATCCGCCTGGGCCGATGGCGATGTCGACGTGGCAGTGGTGGCCTTCGGAGTGCTCGGTGACGCCGAGGAGCTGTGGCAGAACCAGGCCAAGGCCGTGCTGACCGCGCAGATCAACTACGTCGCGGCGGTCTCGGTCGGCGTGCTGATCGGTGAGAAGCTGCGCGCCCAGGGCTTCGGGCAGATCATCGCGATGTCCTCGGTGGCCGGGGAGCGGGTGCGCCGCTCGAACTTTGTGTACGGCTCGACCAAGGCCGGCCTCGACGGCTTCTACCTCGGTCTCGGGGAGGCGTTGCGGGAGTTCGGGGTCAATGTGCTGGTGATCCGCCCTGGGCAGGTGCGCACCACCACCACGCTGGAGCACTGGAAGGCCACCGGCGCCAAGGAGGCGCCCTTCACCGTCGACAAGGAGGACGTCGCCGAACTGGCGGTCACCTCGGCGGCCAAGGGCAAGGACCTGGTGTGGGCGCCGGGGCAGGTGCGGGTGCTGATGTCGGTGCTGCGGCACATCCCGCGGCCGATCTTCCGCAAGCTGCCCTTCTGA